One Halobaculum roseum DNA segment encodes these proteins:
- the nuoL gene encoding NADH-quinone oxidoreductase subunit L, producing MAGIFDFGPAIVLLPFLSFLIALGTALSGRDLLPKGGAIPGIAATAGSLVLSVAMAAAVAGGEVYDETIYTWAAGAVPGTEGIELTFGLLIDPLSSMMLVIVTLIALLVHVFSLGYMNDDGQTGLPRYYAGLGLFTASMLGFVVADNLLMAFMFFELVGLCSYLLIGFHFREPGPPSAAKKAFLVTRFGDYFFLIGVVAVFATFGTAQFAGENAFPVLAEQALAGEFAANTFLGLGTEAWFTVVGLLVLGGVIGKSAQFPLHTWLPDAMEGPTPVSALIHAATMVAAGVYLVARMYGFYAVSPTALGVIALVGGFTALFAGTMGIVKRELKQVLAYSTISQYGYMMLALGAGGYVAATFHLLTHAFFKALLFLGAGSVILAMHHNENMWDMGGLKDKMPVTYYSFLAGSLALAGIFPFAGFWSKDEVLYYSLVHGLDGQPLLLLGYVFGLLAVPVTAFYTFRMVFLTFHGDARTEEAESPESVRWNVKGPLAVLGVLATVAGAVNLAPVRTLTGAHVDFLHAWLDGGFTDLTVHHYGEIDPYSSVYLAGSEVTTVLLGAAVSLGLALLGLGLAYRLYAVPEPVEHTDKLGSVKDLLYDNYYQDEYQVYLANRVVLPLARAADTFDQGVVDGAVNAVSSVSLFSGSRIRRIQTGVVSNYAALVTLGLTALLVVFGVLGGWLL from the coding sequence ATGGCAGGAATCTTCGACTTCGGGCCGGCCATCGTACTGCTCCCGTTCCTCTCGTTCCTGATCGCGCTCGGGACGGCCCTCTCGGGGCGTGACCTGCTCCCGAAGGGCGGCGCCATCCCCGGCATCGCGGCGACCGCGGGGTCGCTGGTGCTGTCGGTCGCGATGGCCGCCGCCGTGGCTGGGGGCGAGGTGTACGACGAAACGATCTACACGTGGGCCGCCGGCGCGGTGCCGGGCACGGAGGGGATCGAGCTGACGTTCGGCCTGCTCATCGACCCGCTGTCGTCGATGATGCTCGTCATCGTGACGCTCATCGCCCTGCTGGTGCACGTGTTCTCGCTCGGCTACATGAACGACGACGGCCAGACCGGCCTCCCGCGCTACTACGCCGGGCTCGGCCTGTTCACGGCGTCCATGCTCGGGTTCGTCGTCGCCGACAACCTCCTGATGGCGTTCATGTTCTTCGAGCTGGTGGGGCTGTGTTCGTATCTCCTCATCGGCTTCCACTTCCGCGAGCCCGGCCCGCCGTCGGCCGCGAAGAAGGCGTTCCTCGTCACCCGCTTCGGCGACTACTTCTTCCTGATCGGCGTCGTCGCCGTGTTCGCGACGTTCGGCACCGCGCAGTTCGCCGGGGAGAACGCCTTCCCGGTGCTGGCCGAACAGGCGCTCGCGGGCGAGTTCGCGGCGAACACGTTCCTCGGGCTCGGCACCGAGGCGTGGTTCACCGTCGTCGGCCTGCTCGTGCTCGGCGGCGTGATCGGCAAGTCCGCGCAGTTCCCGCTGCACACGTGGCTCCCCGACGCGATGGAGGGCCCGACCCCGGTCTCGGCGCTCATCCACGCGGCGACGATGGTCGCCGCCGGGGTCTACCTCGTCGCCCGGATGTACGGCTTCTACGCCGTCTCGCCGACGGCTCTGGGCGTCATCGCCCTCGTCGGCGGCTTCACGGCGCTGTTCGCCGGCACGATGGGCATCGTGAAGCGCGAGCTGAAGCAGGTGCTCGCGTACTCCACCATCTCGCAGTACGGCTACATGATGCTCGCGCTCGGCGCGGGCGGCTACGTGGCCGCGACGTTCCACCTGCTGACCCACGCGTTCTTCAAGGCGCTGCTGTTCCTCGGCGCCGGCTCGGTCATCCTCGCGATGCACCACAACGAGAACATGTGGGACATGGGCGGGCTGAAGGACAAGATGCCCGTGACGTACTACTCGTTCCTCGCCGGGTCGCTGGCGCTTGCGGGCATCTTCCCGTTCGCCGGCTTCTGGTCGAAGGACGAGGTCCTCTACTACTCGCTCGTTCACGGGCTGGACGGCCAGCCGCTCCTGCTGCTCGGCTACGTCTTCGGCCTGCTGGCGGTACCCGTCACCGCGTTCTACACCTTCCGGATGGTGTTCCTCACCTTCCACGGCGACGCCCGCACCGAGGAGGCGGAGTCGCCCGAGTCGGTCCGCTGGAACGTGAAGGGGCCGCTCGCGGTGCTGGGCGTGCTCGCGACGGTCGCGGGCGCGGTCAACCTCGCGCCGGTTCGCACCCTCACGGGCGCGCACGTGGACTTCCTCCACGCGTGGCTCGACGGCGGCTTTACGGACCTGACGGTCCACCACTACGGCGAGATCGACCCGTACTCCTCGGTGTATCTCGCGGGCAGCGAGGTGACGACGGTCCTGCTGGGCGCGGCGGTGTCGCTCGGGCTGGCGCTGCTGGGCCTGGGGCTCGCCTACCGCCTGTACGCGGTTCCCGAGCCCGTCGAGCACACCGACAAGCTCGGCTCCGTGAAGGACCTGCTGTACGACAACTACTACCAGGACGAGTATCAGGTGTACCTCGCGAACCGGGTCGTGCTCCCCCTCGCCCGCGCCGCGGACACCTTCGACCAGGGCGTCGTCGACGGCGCCGTGAACGCCGTCTCCAGCGTGAGCCTGTTCTCCGGCTCGCGCATCCGGCGCATCCAGACCGGCGTCGTGAGTAACTACGCCGCGCTGGTGACGCTGGGGCTGACGGCGCTGCTCGTCGTCTTCGGGGTTCTCGGGGGGTGGTTACTGTGA
- the nuoK gene encoding NADH-quinone oxidoreductase subunit NuoK: MVPPQYYLLLAAAVFCIGVFGLLTRRNALLFLMSVELMLNAANINLVAFSYYWGNVTGQTFGLFTMALAAAEVAIGIGIILVLYRNFKEIDVTEATTMRW, translated from the coding sequence ATGGTGCCGCCGCAGTACTACCTGCTCCTGGCGGCCGCCGTCTTCTGTATCGGCGTGTTCGGGCTGTTGACGCGCCGGAACGCGCTGTTGTTCCTGATGTCGGTCGAGCTGATGCTCAACGCGGCCAACATCAACCTCGTCGCGTTCTCCTACTACTGGGGGAACGTGACGGGCCAGACGTTCGGCCTGTTCACGATGGCGCTGGCGGCCGCCGAGGTCGCCATCGGCATCGGGATCATCCTCGTGCTGTACCGCAACTTCAAGGAGATCGACGTGACCGAAGCGACGACGATGAGGTGGTAA
- a CDS encoding proton-conducting membrane transporter, with the protein MSDAGSRPRLKLGGHLLPGLAAVALFAVLAIVFLQASFGEPAGFPEGASITASIGYAMFNVDTEAISGTVVSGEGFVVAFVLIAIVLDVAIDGAVFLAKRDEDGGIGGVLTDGGREIRDKLRGGED; encoded by the coding sequence GTGAGCGACGCCGGCTCGCGACCGCGGCTGAAGCTCGGGGGGCACCTGCTTCCCGGCCTGGCGGCCGTCGCGCTGTTCGCCGTTCTCGCGATCGTGTTCCTGCAGGCCTCCTTCGGGGAGCCCGCCGGGTTCCCCGAGGGTGCGTCGATCACCGCGAGCATCGGCTACGCGATGTTCAACGTCGACACGGAGGCCATCTCCGGGACGGTCGTCTCGGGCGAGGGCTTCGTCGTGGCGTTCGTCCTCATCGCGATCGTGCTCGACGTGGCGATCGACGGGGCGGTGTTCCTCGCGAAGCGCGACGAGGACGGCGGCATCGGGGGCGTGCTCACCGACGGCGGACGGGAGATCCGCGACAAGCTCCGCGGAGGTGAGGACTGA
- a CDS encoding NADH-quinone oxidoreductase subunit J has product MVVETIAFALFALVTVGSSLGVVLVEDVWHSALLLGAALLSVAVHYVMLQAELLAAMQILVYVGGVLILITFAVMLVRREAEPEQLGVSDA; this is encoded by the coding sequence ATGGTTGTAGAGACTATCGCGTTCGCGCTGTTCGCCCTCGTCACCGTGGGGAGCAGTTTGGGCGTGGTGCTCGTCGAGGACGTGTGGCACTCCGCACTCCTCCTCGGGGCCGCGCTTCTCAGCGTCGCGGTGCACTACGTGATGTTGCAGGCGGAGCTGCTGGCCGCCATGCAGATCCTCGTCTACGTGGGCGGGGTCCTGATCCTCATCACGTTCGCCGTGATGCTGGTGCGCAGGGAGGCTGAACCGGAGCAACTCGGGGTGAGCGACGCGTGA
- a CDS encoding NuoI/complex I 23 kDa subunit family protein: protein MIGLLKGMATTMKHALDGKTFTVEYPDVAPEVSPRFRGVHKFSQERCIWCRQCENVCPNDTIQIVQDDQRNGEQYNLHIGQCIYCRLCEEVCPVDAILLTQNFEFTADTKDEFVYNKEQLKNVPWYKGIDPLASREPDRGAWIGEGDGEIDYQ, encoded by the coding sequence ATGATCGGACTACTCAAAGGAATGGCGACGACGATGAAGCACGCGCTGGACGGCAAGACGTTCACGGTCGAGTACCCGGACGTCGCGCCCGAGGTGAGCCCGCGGTTCCGCGGGGTCCACAAGTTCTCCCAGGAGCGGTGCATCTGGTGCCGCCAGTGTGAGAACGTCTGTCCGAACGACACGATCCAGATCGTGCAGGACGACCAGCGCAACGGCGAACAGTACAACCTCCACATCGGCCAGTGCATCTACTGCCGGCTGTGCGAGGAGGTGTGTCCGGTGGACGCCATCCTGCTGACGCAGAACTTCGAGTTCACCGCCGACACGAAAGACGAGTTCGTCTACAACAAGGAACAGCTGAAGAACGTCCCCTGGTACAAGGGGATCGACCCGCTCGCCTCGCGCGAGCCCGACCGCGGCGCCTGGATCGGCGAGGGCGACGGCGAGATCGACTACCAGTAA
- a CDS encoding complex I subunit 1/NuoH family protein, producing the protein MTGAVPLQQGMLPDTIANLLGLDAFGVAGDIVAALLGAFLIANFLLINTAFAGPWAKRKITAAFTDRIAVNRIGPFGLFVIVADAVRLLSKELIVPEGADRPAWDLGPILIPFSALLGFAVIPMGSGLQLADPETGLAFAFAASSIASVGLIMMGYASNNKYSLLGGLRAVASNIAYEIPLIVTGVSVVLFTGSLQMSAIVEAQQATFVSVAGIAIPQWFAFVNPFAFVLFVVANVAEVGRNPFDIPEAPTEIVAGYQTEYSSVYFVLIYLGEFIHIFLGGAIAATLFLGGPAGPGPAALGIVWFTAKIWAFFLFTQWLRSAVPRLRVDQFIEIGWKGMLVLAFANLVLTAVIVGVLA; encoded by the coding sequence ATGACCGGGGCGGTCCCGCTTCAGCAGGGGATGCTCCCCGACACGATCGCGAACCTGCTGGGACTGGACGCGTTCGGCGTCGCCGGCGACATCGTCGCCGCGCTGCTGGGCGCGTTCCTCATCGCCAACTTCCTGCTCATCAACACGGCCTTCGCGGGCCCGTGGGCGAAACGGAAGATCACGGCGGCGTTCACCGACCGTATCGCGGTCAACCGGATCGGCCCGTTCGGCCTGTTCGTCATCGTCGCCGACGCGGTCCGGCTCCTCTCGAAGGAGCTGATCGTCCCCGAGGGCGCCGACCGTCCCGCGTGGGACCTCGGTCCGATCCTCATCCCGTTCTCGGCGCTGCTCGGCTTCGCGGTCATCCCGATGGGAAGCGGCCTGCAGCTGGCCGACCCCGAGACGGGGCTGGCGTTCGCGTTCGCCGCCTCGTCGATCGCCTCGGTCGGGCTGATCATGATGGGCTACGCGTCGAACAACAAGTACAGCCTGCTCGGGGGCCTGCGCGCCGTCGCCTCGAACATCGCCTACGAGATCCCGCTCATCGTCACCGGCGTCTCCGTCGTGCTGTTCACGGGGTCGCTCCAGATGAGCGCGATCGTCGAGGCCCAGCAGGCGACGTTCGTCAGCGTCGCCGGGATCGCGATCCCCCAGTGGTTCGCGTTCGTCAACCCGTTCGCGTTCGTGCTGTTCGTGGTCGCGAACGTCGCGGAGGTCGGCCGGAACCCGTTCGACATCCCGGAGGCGCCCACCGAGATCGTCGCCGGCTACCAGACGGAGTACTCCTCCGTCTACTTCGTGCTCATCTACCTGGGCGAGTTCATCCACATCTTCCTGGGCGGCGCCATCGCGGCGACGCTGTTCCTCGGCGGGCCGGCCGGGCCCGGCCCGGCGGCGCTGGGGATCGTCTGGTTCACCGCGAAGATCTGGGCGTTCTTCCTGTTCACCCAGTGGCTGCGCTCGGCGGTCCCACGGCTTCGTGTGGACCAGTTCATCGAGATCGGCTGGAAGGGAATGCTCGTGCTCGCGTTTGCGAACCTCGTCCTCACCGCGGTCATCGTGGGGGTGCTCGCGTAA
- a CDS encoding NADH-quinone oxidoreductase subunit D has translation MSLEEPEPDVPAPVEEQSPDELAELLGDHVIGREEHLNAPGYVIRPDAVQDVLSTLKEEAGYDHLSCVTAQEYEDRYESIYHLKKFDDPTQEVSVVVPADRENPVSESAEPVFRTADWHEREAYDLVGIDYDDHPDLRRILLPESWQGHPLAEDYDQDRPQIVPLRENANPLQEDHRGEDDTDTMFLNIGPHHPATHGVLHLKTTLDGEQVADVESDIGYLHRCEEQICQNGTYRHQIMPYPDRWDYISAGLLNEWAYARAAEDMADIEVPEYAQVIRTMGAELCRIAAHMLAVGTFALDVYGDFTAIFMYAIRDREKAQNILEDLTGQRLMFNYFRLGGVVWDLPEPREEFFEKTRDFLEDLPEALEEYHDLISGNEILQMRTIDTGVLPPEVAKSYGATGPVARGSGIDYDLRRDDPYGYYDELDWDVVTEDGCDNYSRLLVRLREVEESAKIIEQCIDLLEDWPEEDRTIQANVPRTLKPDDDTEIYRAVEGAKGELGIYMRSDGTDKPARFKIRSPCFSNLQTLPEMAEGEYVPDLVAALGSLDIVLGEVDR, from the coding sequence ATGAGCCTGGAAGAACCCGAGCCGGACGTGCCGGCACCGGTCGAGGAACAGTCCCCCGACGAGCTCGCCGAGCTGCTGGGCGATCACGTGATCGGTCGCGAGGAGCACCTGAACGCGCCCGGCTACGTGATCCGGCCGGACGCGGTCCAGGACGTGCTCTCCACGCTCAAGGAGGAGGCGGGGTACGACCACCTGTCGTGTGTCACCGCCCAGGAGTACGAGGACCGCTACGAGTCGATCTATCACCTGAAGAAGTTCGACGACCCGACCCAGGAGGTCAGCGTCGTCGTCCCCGCCGACCGCGAGAACCCGGTCAGCGAGTCGGCCGAGCCGGTGTTCCGGACGGCAGACTGGCACGAGCGCGAGGCGTACGACCTGGTCGGCATCGACTATGACGACCACCCCGACCTCCGCCGCATCCTCCTGCCGGAGTCCTGGCAGGGGCACCCCCTGGCCGAGGACTACGACCAGGACCGCCCGCAGATCGTCCCGCTGCGCGAGAACGCGAACCCGCTGCAGGAGGACCACCGCGGGGAGGACGACACGGACACGATGTTCCTCAACATCGGTCCCCACCACCCCGCGACCCACGGCGTCCTCCACCTGAAGACGACGCTGGACGGCGAGCAGGTCGCCGACGTGGAAAGCGACATCGGCTACCTCCACCGCTGCGAGGAGCAGATCTGCCAGAACGGCACCTACCGCCACCAGATCATGCCCTATCCCGACCGCTGGGACTACATCTCGGCGGGCCTGCTCAACGAGTGGGCGTACGCCCGCGCGGCCGAGGACATGGCCGACATCGAGGTGCCGGAGTACGCGCAGGTCATCCGGACGATGGGCGCGGAGCTGTGCCGCATCGCCGCGCACATGCTCGCGGTCGGCACGTTCGCGCTCGACGTGTACGGCGACTTCACCGCCATCTTCATGTACGCGATCCGGGACCGCGAGAAGGCCCAGAACATCCTCGAGGACCTGACGGGCCAGCGGCTCATGTTCAACTACTTCCGCCTCGGCGGGGTCGTCTGGGACCTGCCCGAGCCCCGCGAGGAGTTCTTCGAGAAGACCCGCGACTTCCTCGAGGACCTCCCGGAGGCGCTGGAGGAGTACCACGACCTCATCTCGGGCAACGAGATCCTCCAGATGCGCACCATCGACACCGGCGTGCTGCCGCCGGAGGTCGCGAAGAGCTACGGCGCCACGGGCCCCGTCGCCCGCGGCTCCGGCATCGACTACGACCTCCGCCGCGACGACCCGTACGGCTACTACGACGAGCTCGACTGGGACGTGGTGACCGAGGACGGCTGTGACAACTACAGCCGCCTCCTCGTGCGCCTGCGCGAGGTCGAGGAGTCCGCGAAGATCATCGAGCAGTGCATCGACCTGCTGGAGGACTGGCCCGAGGAGGACCGCACCATCCAGGCCAACGTCCCGCGGACGCTGAAGCCGGACGACGACACCGAGATCTACCGCGCGGTCGAGGGCGCCAAGGGCGAGCTCGGCATCTACATGCGCTCGGACGGCACGGACAAGCCGGCCCGCTTCAAGATCCGGTCGCCGTGCTTCTCGAACCTCCAGACGCTGCCGGAGATGGCCGAGGGCGAGTACGTGCCCGACCTCGTCGCCGCGCTCGGTAGCCTGGACATCGTCCTCGGCGAGGTGGACAGATGA
- a CDS encoding NADH-quinone oxidoreductase subunit B — MSSDNRPFVTDDSQVLTDTRDARMTGEDNRFNSKLREAFGSSPFILTKFDKFMNWVRGSSMFMLQFGIACCSIEMMHTYAVKHDLDRFGAGVPRASPRQADVIIVPGTIVSKFAPRMKRVYDQMPEPKFVIGMGSCTISGGPFQEGYNVVKGAEEVIPVDIHVPGCPPRPEALVYGVAKLQERIANGESSPVTVKPYELEQFGDLDRDEIVDQLAREIDEEDLVMRYNWADSP; from the coding sequence ATGAGTAGCGACAACAGACCGTTCGTCACGGACGACAGCCAGGTACTGACCGACACCCGGGACGCCCGGATGACGGGCGAGGACAACCGCTTCAACTCGAAGCTGCGCGAGGCGTTCGGCTCCTCGCCGTTCATCCTCACCAAGTTCGACAAGTTCATGAACTGGGTGCGGGGCTCCTCGATGTTCATGCTGCAGTTCGGCATCGCCTGCTGCAGCATCGAGATGATGCACACCTACGCGGTCAAACACGACCTCGACCGCTTCGGCGCCGGTGTGCCGCGCGCGTCGCCGCGACAGGCCGACGTGATCATCGTCCCCGGGACGATCGTCTCGAAGTTCGCGCCGCGGATGAAGCGCGTGTACGACCAGATGCCCGAGCCGAAGTTCGTCATCGGCATGGGCTCGTGCACCATCTCCGGCGGCCCGTTCCAGGAGGGGTACAACGTGGTCAAGGGCGCCGAGGAGGTCATCCCGGTCGACATCCACGTCCCCGGCTGCCCGCCGCGCCCCGAGGCGCTGGTGTACGGCGTCGCGAAGCTCCAGGAGCGCATCGCCAACGGCGAGTCCTCGCCGGTGACGGTGAAGCCCTACGAGCTGGAGCAGTTCGGCGACCTCGACCGCGACGAGATCGTCGACCAGCTCGCACGGGAGATCGACGAGGAGGACCTCGTCATGCGGTACAACTGGGCGGACTCCCCCTAA
- a CDS encoding NADH-quinone oxidoreductase subunit A, which produces MNAWIAIGALAVMGVGIPLGMMAVSAILRPSVPEQGKSATYESGEIPTGSATGIQFNIQYYMVALLFVVFDIETVLIFPWAVIYQPALEAGVGLTTVLLPMLIFIGVLVVGLVWAWRQGAVKWASSPRAARQKTERS; this is translated from the coding sequence ATGAATGCATGGATAGCGATCGGCGCGTTGGCGGTGATGGGCGTGGGCATCCCGCTCGGGATGATGGCGGTGTCCGCGATCCTCCGCCCCAGCGTGCCCGAACAGGGCAAGAGCGCCACCTACGAGTCCGGTGAGATCCCGACGGGGTCGGCGACGGGCATCCAGTTCAACATCCAGTACTACATGGTTGCGCTGCTGTTCGTCGTGTTCGACATCGAGACCGTTCTGATCTTCCCGTGGGCCGTCATCTACCAGCCCGCGCTGGAGGCGGGCGTCGGGCTGACGACGGTGCTGCTCCCGATGCTGATCTTCATCGGGGTGCTCGTCGTCGGACTCGTGTGGGCGTGGCGACAGGGCGCCGTGAAGTGGGCCTCCAGCCCGCGTGCGGCGAGACAGAAGACGGAGCGTTCCTGA
- the purE gene encoding 5-(carboxyamino)imidazole ribonucleotide mutase: protein MTTVQDLIDRLESEANSDADPDSTPDVGVIMGSDSDLDTMQGAFDALDELGFAEQTDFHDPPAARFTYEVYVVSAHRTPELMYAYGETAADRGLDVIVAGAGGKSADLPNMTASIAYPIPVVGVPVQEKSVDSVIGMPTGAPIVAVDAGKSFNAALSAAQVLGREHDEVEERLVEYHEDLVAGVADVSADLHDLGVEGFRESRGREQ from the coding sequence ATGACCACCGTTCAGGACCTCATCGACCGACTCGAATCGGAGGCGAACAGCGACGCCGACCCGGACTCGACGCCCGACGTGGGCGTGATCATGGGGTCGGACTCGGATCTGGACACCATGCAGGGCGCGTTCGACGCGCTCGACGAGCTGGGATTCGCCGAGCAGACCGACTTTCACGACCCGCCGGCGGCGCGTTTTACCTACGAGGTGTACGTCGTTTCGGCTCACCGCACGCCCGAACTCATGTACGCCTACGGCGAGACCGCCGCGGACCGCGGGCTCGACGTGATCGTCGCCGGCGCGGGCGGGAAGTCCGCGGACCTGCCGAACATGACCGCGAGCATCGCCTACCCGATCCCGGTCGTCGGCGTGCCCGTACAGGAGAAGTCCGTCGACTCGGTGATCGGGATGCCGACCGGCGCCCCCATCGTCGCCGTCGACGCCGGCAAGTCGTTCAACGCCGCGCTGTCGGCGGCGCAGGTGTTGGGGCGCGAGCACGACGAGGTCGAGGAGCGCCTCGTCGAGTATCACGAGGACCTCGTGGCGGGCGTCGCGGACGTCTCCGCGGACCTCCACGACCTCGGGGTCGAGGGGTTCCGGGAGTCGCGCGGACGAGAGCAGTAG
- a CDS encoding 5-(carboxyamino)imidazole ribonucleotide synthase, giving the protein MTPTCPGPTLGVVGGGQLGRMLAEAASPLGVDVVVLDPTPDCPAARVAEQIEGAFDDPDAVRELADRADALTLEIELADPDVLEAIGEEYDVPVNPSPDALRTIQDKLVQKRAFADAGIPVPEFVAVDDAADLADAVDRFGGCMLKARTGGYDGRGNLPVEPGDDYEAKLAAVGAGEGGAMAEELIDFERELSVVAVRGDDERRAFPVVENVHREEILRETVAPARCSDAVAERAREVALDTLETLDGRGVFAMELFGEPDGTVSVNEVAPRPHNSGHWSIEGATTSQFEQHVRAALGWPLGTAEARAPTVMANVLGDVPEPRPASLSGVGDVLAAPNANLHWYGKREARPLRKMGHLTLVDADGDAAADDTAARDDLLARARDLRDGLTFE; this is encoded by the coding sequence GTGACACCGACCTGTCCCGGACCGACGTTGGGCGTCGTCGGCGGGGGCCAACTCGGCCGCATGCTCGCTGAGGCCGCCTCGCCGCTCGGCGTCGACGTGGTCGTGCTCGACCCGACGCCCGACTGCCCCGCCGCTCGGGTCGCCGAGCAGATCGAGGGCGCGTTCGACGACCCCGACGCCGTCCGCGAGCTGGCCGACCGGGCCGACGCGCTGACGTTGGAGATCGAGCTCGCCGACCCCGATGTGCTGGAGGCCATCGGCGAGGAGTACGACGTGCCCGTCAACCCCTCGCCGGACGCGTTGCGGACGATACAGGACAAGCTCGTCCAGAAGCGAGCGTTCGCCGACGCCGGGATCCCCGTCCCGGAGTTCGTCGCCGTCGACGACGCCGCCGATCTCGCGGACGCTGTCGACCGCTTCGGCGGCTGCATGCTGAAGGCCCGCACCGGCGGCTACGACGGCCGCGGCAACCTCCCCGTCGAGCCCGGCGACGACTACGAGGCGAAGCTGGCGGCCGTCGGTGCCGGCGAGGGCGGCGCGATGGCCGAGGAGCTGATCGATTTCGAGCGCGAACTCTCCGTGGTCGCCGTCCGCGGCGACGACGAGCGCCGCGCGTTCCCCGTCGTCGAGAACGTCCACCGCGAGGAGATCCTCCGGGAGACCGTCGCGCCCGCCCGGTGCTCGGACGCGGTCGCCGAACGTGCCCGCGAGGTCGCGCTCGACACGCTGGAGACGCTCGACGGGCGCGGCGTGTTCGCGATGGAGTTATTTGGGGAGCCGGACGGTACCGTCTCCGTGAACGAGGTCGCCCCGCGTCCCCACAACTCCGGCCACTGGAGCATCGAGGGCGCGACCACCTCGCAGTTCGAACAGCACGTCCGCGCGGCCCTCGGGTGGCCGCTCGGGACCGCGGAGGCGCGCGCGCCGACCGTGATGGCGAACGTCCTCGGCGACGTGCCCGAGCCCCGCCCGGCGTCGCTGTCGGGCGTCGGCGACGTGCTCGCGGCGCCGAACGCGAACCTCCACTGGTACGGCAAACGCGAGGCGCGCCCGCTGCGGAAGATGGGCCACCTCACGCTCGTCGACGCCGACGGCGACGCCGCGGCCGACGACACCGCCGCCCGCGACGACCTGCTCGCCCGCGCCCGCGACCTGCGCGACGGGCTCACCTTCGAGTGA